The Oryzias latipes chromosome 1, ASM223467v1 genome contains a region encoding:
- the LOC101160617 gene encoding stimulated by retinoic acid gene 6 protein-like isoform X2, whose amino-acid sequence MVPGGPKFKIFGKYQKVISQWPRILSLIFLLGRFIYMLVKDARIRLQLEQEDSGELVEHHQALHVKRLLSRASDQSKPLSWFQRNVYEWDPFFKFPNRIIGTLIISLIGLYMMTLADYSLSDVVFDRLDNWKNTLKHVTTSCNQTEALGLMIPQLEEFIYVARKSWLATTVFASVNSVAYVFHIMVCYRKHMKRLWKGQKGFLPERFHKPRSAVSVASIARYSGWQIAFTLWGYLIVHFIHFLFALLFAYLLVLPIKHGNVLNMLSSLGIILLTIGLVTALIVLQIVLVQVFFLQDKMSPTDKEKPLALNNRRAFHCFNYFFFFYNVVMGISICIVRLMFSIIAGTWLVSRIDRTIMQRGYEKMDAGYSTWIGMIFADHYHNNPVMVCFCQLLVSNTLERQSATTYLSFSNATSAAHANSRARRRWTLLYTLQKNPHLILFRKHHISSSPQPETVARAWVMASQAHSRNPSQALPEIIITPEENC is encoded by the exons ATGGTGCCAGGAGGACCAAAATTCAAG ATCTTTGGAAAATACCAGAAAGTCATTTCTCAATGGCCTCGCATCCTctccctcatcttcctcctgggACGCTTCATTTATATGCTGGTTAAAGATGCCCGCATACGTTTACAGCTGGAACAGGAG GACTCTGGAGAACTGGTTGAGCATCACCAAGCGCTTCATGTCAAGAGGCTGCTGAGCAGAGCATCAGACCAAAG TAAACCCCTCAGCTGGTTCCAGAGAAACGTGTATGAGTGGGaccccttttttaaatttcctaatAGGATCATTGGCACTCTCATCATCTCCCTGATAGGCTTGTACATG ATGACACTAGCAGACTACAGTCTCAGCGATGTTGTTTTTGACAGATTAGACAACTGGAAGAACACACTGAAACACGTGACCACTTCATGTAACCAGACCGAAGCTCTGGGACTAATGATTCCACAGCTGGAAGAATTCATTTATGTGGCCAGGA AGTCATGGCTTGCCACCACAGTTTTTGCAAGTGTCAACTCAGTCGCCTATGTTTTCCACATTATGGTTTGTTACAG GAAACACATGAAGAGACTGTGGAAGGGACAGAAGGGTTTTCTTCCTGAAAGGTTTCACAAACCCCGCTCTGCTGTTAGTGTG GCTTCCATCGCTCGGTACTCAGGATGGCAAATAGCTTTCACACTGTGGG GCTACCTTATCGTCCACTTTATCCACTTCCTGTTCGCTCTTCTGTTTGCCTATCTACTGGTTCTTCCCATAAAACATGGAAACGTACTAAACATGCTGTCAAGCCTGGGGATCATACT cctAACCATTGGGCTGGTGACAGCTTTGATCGTTCTTCAGATAGTTCTTGTGCAGGTCTTCTTCCTTCAGGATAAAATGTCTCCCACAGATAAAGAAAAACCTCTGGCTCTCAACAACAG gaggGCGTTCCACTGCTTCAattacttcttctttttctacaatGTTGTGATGGGAATTAGCATCTGCATCGTGAGGCTGATGTTCAGTATCATTGCTGGAACATGGCTGGTGTCCCGCATTGATCGTACAATAATGCAGAGAGGATATGAAAAAATGGATGCTG GCTACAGCACATGGATTGGGATGATCTTTGCTGACCATTACCACAACAACCCAGTCatggtgtgtttttgtcagcTCCTGGTGTCCAACACGCTGGAGAGACAAAGTGCAACAACGTACTTGTCTTTCAGCAATGCTACTTCAG CTGCTCATGCCAACAGTCGAGCTCGGAGGCGCTGGACATTGCTTTATACTTTACAGAAGAACCCACATCTGATCCTCTTCAGAAAACATCACATCTCCTCATCTCCTCAGCCAGAGACAGTGGCACGGGCATGGGTCATGGCATCTCAGGCACACAGCCGCAATCCTTCACAGGCACTACCAGAGATCATAATTACACCAGAGGAAAACTGTTAA
- the LOC101160617 gene encoding stimulated by retinoic acid gene 6 protein-like isoform X1 has product MINSEENVHSTSEGCQNKISMDLFLHFSLIPAVLLTGVLSFLQRRARRLIIDSRLPFLEGRFGIVVPLDSISSFSNRWSYGFAFGAVSTTVLLLFSENYVPFTVPPWAKAIVYLVGALEVGLVYFPFFACLSTPCRLAGSILGILYSLTWIIVTVWDAATCPSGEIFGKYQKVISQWPRILSLIFLLGRFIYMLVKDARIRLQLEQEDSGELVEHHQALHVKRLLSRASDQSKPLSWFQRNVYEWDPFFKFPNRIIGTLIISLIGLYMMTLADYSLSDVVFDRLDNWKNTLKHVTTSCNQTEALGLMIPQLEEFIYVARKSWLATTVFASVNSVAYVFHIMVCYRKHMKRLWKGQKGFLPERFHKPRSAVSVASIARYSGWQIAFTLWGYLIVHFIHFLFALLFAYLLVLPIKHGNVLNMLSSLGIILLTIGLVTALIVLQIVLVQVFFLQDKMSPTDKEKPLALNNRRAFHCFNYFFFFYNVVMGISICIVRLMFSIIAGTWLVSRIDRTIMQRGYEKMDAGYSTWIGMIFADHYHNNPVMVCFCQLLVSNTLERQSATTYLSFSNATSAAHANSRARRRWTLLYTLQKNPHLILFRKHHISSSPQPETVARAWVMASQAHSRNPSQALPEIIITPEENC; this is encoded by the exons ATGATAAACTCAGAAGAAAATGT ACACTCCACATCTGAGGGATGTCAAAACAAAATCTCTATGGATCTATTCCTGCACTTTTCACTCATACCAGCC GTGCTGCTTACGGGAGTGCTATCATTTCTCCAAAGAAGAGCCCGGAGGCTCATCATTGACAGCAGACTGCCGTTTTTAGAAGGACGTTTTGGTATAGTAGT GCCTTTGGATTCCATCAGCAGTTTCAGTAATCGTTGGTCATATGGCTTTGCGTTTGGTGCCGTGTCAACCACTGtcctgctgcttttctctgaaaACTACGTCCCGTTCACCGTCCCACCTTGGGCCAAAG CTATTGTGTACCTGGTTGGAGCTTTAGAAGTGGGCCTGGtgtatttccctttttttgcatGTCTGTCAACACCATGCAGACTGGCAGGATCAATTTTGGGCATTCTCTATTCTTTGACCTG GATCATCGTAACAGTTTGGGATGCGGCCACATGTCCAAGCGGGGAG ATCTTTGGAAAATACCAGAAAGTCATTTCTCAATGGCCTCGCATCCTctccctcatcttcctcctgggACGCTTCATTTATATGCTGGTTAAAGATGCCCGCATACGTTTACAGCTGGAACAGGAG GACTCTGGAGAACTGGTTGAGCATCACCAAGCGCTTCATGTCAAGAGGCTGCTGAGCAGAGCATCAGACCAAAG TAAACCCCTCAGCTGGTTCCAGAGAAACGTGTATGAGTGGGaccccttttttaaatttcctaatAGGATCATTGGCACTCTCATCATCTCCCTGATAGGCTTGTACATG ATGACACTAGCAGACTACAGTCTCAGCGATGTTGTTTTTGACAGATTAGACAACTGGAAGAACACACTGAAACACGTGACCACTTCATGTAACCAGACCGAAGCTCTGGGACTAATGATTCCACAGCTGGAAGAATTCATTTATGTGGCCAGGA AGTCATGGCTTGCCACCACAGTTTTTGCAAGTGTCAACTCAGTCGCCTATGTTTTCCACATTATGGTTTGTTACAG GAAACACATGAAGAGACTGTGGAAGGGACAGAAGGGTTTTCTTCCTGAAAGGTTTCACAAACCCCGCTCTGCTGTTAGTGTG GCTTCCATCGCTCGGTACTCAGGATGGCAAATAGCTTTCACACTGTGGG GCTACCTTATCGTCCACTTTATCCACTTCCTGTTCGCTCTTCTGTTTGCCTATCTACTGGTTCTTCCCATAAAACATGGAAACGTACTAAACATGCTGTCAAGCCTGGGGATCATACT cctAACCATTGGGCTGGTGACAGCTTTGATCGTTCTTCAGATAGTTCTTGTGCAGGTCTTCTTCCTTCAGGATAAAATGTCTCCCACAGATAAAGAAAAACCTCTGGCTCTCAACAACAG gaggGCGTTCCACTGCTTCAattacttcttctttttctacaatGTTGTGATGGGAATTAGCATCTGCATCGTGAGGCTGATGTTCAGTATCATTGCTGGAACATGGCTGGTGTCCCGCATTGATCGTACAATAATGCAGAGAGGATATGAAAAAATGGATGCTG GCTACAGCACATGGATTGGGATGATCTTTGCTGACCATTACCACAACAACCCAGTCatggtgtgtttttgtcagcTCCTGGTGTCCAACACGCTGGAGAGACAAAGTGCAACAACGTACTTGTCTTTCAGCAATGCTACTTCAG CTGCTCATGCCAACAGTCGAGCTCGGAGGCGCTGGACATTGCTTTATACTTTACAGAAGAACCCACATCTGATCCTCTTCAGAAAACATCACATCTCCTCATCTCCTCAGCCAGAGACAGTGGCACGGGCATGGGTCATGGCATCTCAGGCACACAGCCGCAATCCTTCACAGGCACTACCAGAGATCATAATTACACCAGAGGAAAACTGTTAA
- the LOC101160377 gene encoding probable pancreatic secretory proteinase inhibitor, translated as MTGKAVLFGLLLLYVTADAAGRPDLMRKPSCPKTQIAACPMNFAPVCGSDGNTYANECTLCAQSRKIKMEILIAKEESC; from the exons ATGACGGGAAAAGCTGTTCTCTTCGGACTTCTGCTGCTTTATGTCACTGCAG ATGCAGCAGGCAGACCTGACCTCATGAGAAAG CCGTCTTGTCCTAAGACGCAGATCGCGGCGTGTCCCATGAACTTTGCCCCTGTGTGTGGCAGTGATGGAAACACTTATGCCAATGAGTGTACCCTCTGTGCACAGAGCCG AAAAATCAAGATGGAAATTCTGATTGCAAAGGAGGAAAGCTGCTGA
- the LOC111948352 gene encoding ras and Rab interactor 3-like yields the protein MNRLIKAVHHLANVSREAHPPSLDKITNNLATIIKPASPNLQTQTLIDGNARNWAFTTVLILREHYQKNIDSEMQKLTQFPSPDWRGPFEIATTWAKRNLGRRLRQDTIDRAQAVIIARTTETAPPAPLPAAAVSSLPTQTADQTAEEDPHAVIELAPSSPPVNQPPSTRPRSPAAAQPPPSPQSSSHQITTIAQIHAAPPPAPISRVSVETMTEPQQEDWSPLFDLEEASETELSPPTSPSRLSPVIPLPPRINRSQISSTAESVVRVLDMQKADSEAEEEITLEPEPADEQITALSQRKGSQRSSHREGSPPPPVQTSTMESRGYHTLTPATLSKLRSSVQSRLAVERAEQTTTSAAEMQVCAPTRHDNTPRKFTEWHLHIQQKKVIIGDSNISRLPPFKGGNVQLDSFPGARWHHAEFLLKTATFQTEPEVLLLSFGLNNRSQRDKKAPVKEMIKALTVAGQRFPDATIFVPHVSFSPHLSPDEKAVLIHLNQHIQELTDYIPPLSGFFETQTDSIHWTAATAKRMLEHWSSWLN from the coding sequence ATGAACAGACTGATTAAAGCTGTACACCACCTCGCCAATGTGTCCAGAGAGGCTCATCCTCCCTCCCTggacaaaataacaaacaatctAGCTACAATTATCAAACCAGCATCCCCAAATCTACAAACACAGACTTTGATTGACGGCAATGCTAGAAATTGGGCCTTCACTACCGTTCTCATCCTCAGAGAGCATTATCAAAAGAACATTGACTCTGAAATGCAAAAGCTCACCCAGTTTCCTTCACCGGACTGGAGAGGCCCCTTTGAAATAGCCACAACGTGGGCGAAACGTAATTTAGGCAGACGCCTGAGACAGGATACAATAGACCGTGCCCAGGCGGTCATCATTGCCAGGACGACAGAAACAgcacctcctgctcctcttcctgctgctgccgTTTCTTCTCTCCCAACGCAGACAGCTGACCAGACAGCAGAAGAGGACCCACATGCTGTGATTGAGCTGGCTCCATCATCACCTCCAGTGAACCAGCCTCCCTCCACGAGACCACGGAGCCCAGCTGCAGCACAGCCACCCCCTTCACCACAAAGCAGCAGTCATCAGATCACCACGATCGCCCAAATCCACGCAGCGCCTCCACCTGCGCCAATCTCCCGGGTTTCAGTGGAGACCATGACAGAACCACAACAGGAGGACTGGTCACCTCTGTTTGACCTTGAGGAGGCAAGTGAAACAGAACTTTCTCCTCCCACATCCCCGTCTCGTCTTTCTCCTGTAATCCCTCTTCCACCACGCATAAATCGCTCTCAAATAAGCTCTACGGCAGAAAGTGTCGTACGAGTTCTCGACATGCAGAAGGCTGACTCTGAAGCCGAAGAGGAAATCACTCTGgagccagaaccagcagatgaGCAGATCACAGCGCTGAGCCAGAGAAAAGGAAGCCAACGCTCCTCCCACAGAGAAGGGAGTCCTCCTCCTCCCGTCCAAACCAGCACCATGGAGAGCAGAGGGTACCACACACTCACCCCTGCCACTCTCTCCAAGCTGAGATCCAGCGTGCAGTCCAGACTAGCCGTTGAGCGAGCAGAGCAGACGACAActtctgcagcagaaatgcaggTGTGTGCTCCAACACGACACGACAACACACCCCGCAAATTTACAGAGTGGCACCTGCACATACAACAGAAGAAGGTCATCATAGGAGACTCAAACATCAGCCGCCTCCCACCTTTCAAAGGTGGAAATGTACAATTGGACAGTTTTCCTGGCGCCAGATGGCATCATGCAGAATTTCTCCTGAAGACGGCCACCTTCCAGACGGAACCAGAGGTTCTCCTGCTATCCTTCGGCCTCAACAACAGATCCCAGAGGGATAAAAAAGCTCCAGTGAAAGAGATGATCAAAGCCCTGACTGTAGCAGGACAGAGATTCCCAGACGCCACGATCTTCGTCCCTCACGTCAGTTTTTCACCTCACCTTTCACCAGATGAAAAAGCCGTCCTGATTCATCTGAATCAACACATCCAAGAACTGACAGACTACATCCCCCCACTCAGTGGCTTCTTTGAGACCCAAACTGACAGCATCCACTGGACGGCAGCTACCGCGAAGAGGATGCTGGAACACTGGTCTTCATGGTTAAACTGA